A genomic window from Slackia heliotrinireducens DSM 20476 includes:
- a CDS encoding GrdX family protein has protein sequence MKYFVLTNNPMVQEEVAPGTKVVFKAVGFKQILEEAARYIEGGHQLLTHPLSGSVKPGETPYKSMLLANEAAETMDSASVRLISSAIAACDKFTDKSQAYNEQTLRDLQVVDLSLISGAMGSAQA, from the coding sequence GTGAAGTACTTCGTGTTAACAAACAATCCAATGGTACAGGAGGAGGTTGCTCCTGGAACCAAGGTGGTTTTTAAAGCTGTTGGTTTCAAACAGATTTTGGAAGAAGCGGCCCGTTACATCGAGGGGGGCCACCAGCTGCTTACGCATCCGCTTTCGGGCAGCGTAAAGCCGGGGGAGACACCCTACAAATCGATGCTACTGGCTAACGAGGCTGCAGAGACCATGGATTCCGCCTCGGTGCGTCTTATCTCCAGCGCCATTGCGGCTTGCGACAAGTTCACGGACAAGTCGCAGGCCTACAACGAACAAACCCTTCGTGATTTGCAAGTAGTCGATCTCTCGCTCATCAGCGGGGCAATGGGCTCCGCACAAGCGTAG
- a CDS encoding HAD family hydrolase — MRIDIPGWATVDIEYVICDYNGTIAVDGMLIPELAPRLERLAQLVEVHVLTADTFGTVREQCAPFDVQVDVFPSDHAALSKQQVAASLPGGVCCLGNGFNDRLMFQEADLAIAIMEHEGASVVSLNCADVVVSRAADAFDLLLNPKRLIATLRG; from the coding sequence ATGAGAATCGACATTCCAGGCTGGGCCACAGTGGACATAGAGTACGTGATTTGCGACTACAACGGAACCATCGCCGTGGACGGCATGCTCATCCCCGAGCTGGCGCCTCGGTTGGAGCGCCTGGCGCAACTGGTGGAGGTGCATGTGCTTACCGCGGACACCTTCGGCACCGTGCGTGAGCAGTGCGCTCCCTTCGACGTGCAGGTGGACGTGTTCCCGTCCGATCACGCGGCTCTGAGCAAGCAGCAGGTGGCGGCATCGCTGCCTGGGGGCGTGTGTTGTCTTGGCAACGGCTTCAACGACAGGCTTATGTTTCAGGAGGCCGACCTCGCCATCGCCATTATGGAGCACGAAGGCGCAAGCGTTGTCTCGCTGAACTGCGCAGATGTGGTTGTGAGCCGGGCGGCGGACGCATTTGACCTGCTTTTGAATCCCAAGCGGCTCATCGCCACGCTGCGCGGCTGA
- the grdA gene encoding glycine/sarcosine/betaine reductase complex selenoprotein A, producing MSILAGKKVVVIGDRDGVPGEAISACVETAGGEVVFSSTECFVUTAAGAMDLENQRRVKEFAEQFGPENVVVVVGASEGEAAGLAAETVEAGDPTFAGPLTGVQLGLACYHVCEPEMKEEFDEAVYEDQVGMMEMVLDVDDIIEEMTGIREDYCKY from the coding sequence ATGAGCATTTTAGCCGGTAAAAAAGTTGTTGTAATTGGCGACCGTGACGGTGTGCCGGGCGAGGCCATTTCTGCCTGCGTCGAGACGGCTGGCGGCGAAGTCGTATTCTCTTCGACTGAGTGCTTCGTCTGAACGGCGGCAGGCGCCATGGACCTGGAGAACCAGAGGAGGGTTAAGGAATTCGCTGAGCAGTTTGGCCCCGAGAACGTTGTTGTTGTCGTGGGTGCATCTGAGGGCGAAGCTGCCGGTCTGGCCGCAGAGACGGTCGAGGCTGGAGACCCCACGTTCGCTGGTCCGTTGACGGGAGTCCAGTTGGGACTCGCTTGCTACCACGTGTGCGAACCTGAAATGAAGGAAGAATTCGACGAAGCAGTCTACGAAGATCAAGTAGGCATGATGGAAATGGTCCTCGATGTTGACGACATCATCGAGGAGATGACAGGCATTCGCGAAGACTACTGCAAGTACTAA
- the fdhF gene encoding formate dehydrogenase subunit alpha: MSNKKMNVNVTIDGIQLSVPEDFTILAAAKKAGIRIPTLCFMKDVSDIGMCRVCSVEVEGQDNLVAACKTPVAEGMEVRTSTERVQSYRKMMLQLVLAEHGLDSTNYCFSCAKNGVCELQNICRELGVTESAFAPEKPKARKPILDSNPFLSFDPNLCIQCQRCVGACNNQAHNHTLQTGKKGLRTKILAPFGPDWKATTCESCGNCAQACPTGALTLKRRKQYREWEVTKTRTTCPHCAVGCQLDLVVKDGVIVDAEAAPGPSNRAMLCVKGRSGSFDFVHSPDRITTPLVKNKLTGEFEPASWDDALNLVASKFTELRDEFGGDALAAFACSRSTNEDVYMLMKMARTVFKTNSVDNCARVUHAPTVAGLAMTLGSGAMTNTIEDITQASDVIMLVGSNPEEAHPVLGMQVRKAVENGTKLILVDPRDIGLAKYADIHLKLRPGTNVAFANGVVHILIKEGLVDEEYVASRTSGFEELAKMVESYTPERVAEICHIDVRDLIAAAKLYGSADAAPIMYCLGVTEHSTGTEGVMSLSNIAMVNGKLGKPGCGVNPIRGQNNVQGACDMGAQPNTFTGYQKVADPAVVEKFEKAWGTFLNPNEGTKATEVFPAAIEGRIKGLYLFGEDPVRTDPDTNHVIKALTSLDFFVVQELFMTETAKLADVILPGRSFAEKEGTFSNTERRVQRVRKAVNGPAGPQLDTWIFTEIMQRMEYDQPHLTASEIMDEISSLTPSFGGITHARLDSAEVDGRGLQWPCPTPEHPGTPIMHVGKFAKGLGTYSTAEYRPSVELPDKEYPLMLTTGRILYHYNACAMTARTEGLNEIANSSFIEINTADAEQLGIADGDRVKVESRRAAIESTARVSDKTNPGETWMPFHFQDGNSNWLTNAALDNIAKAPEFKVCAIRVAKA, encoded by the coding sequence ATGTCTAACAAGAAGATGAACGTCAACGTTACCATCGATGGCATCCAGCTTTCGGTACCTGAGGATTTCACCATCCTGGCAGCCGCCAAGAAGGCCGGCATCCGCATCCCGACGTTGTGCTTCATGAAGGACGTCTCCGACATCGGCATGTGTCGCGTCTGCAGTGTCGAAGTCGAAGGGCAGGACAACCTGGTCGCCGCGTGCAAGACGCCGGTGGCCGAAGGTATGGAGGTGCGCACCTCCACCGAGCGCGTCCAGTCCTACCGTAAAATGATGCTCCAACTGGTGCTTGCCGAGCACGGCCTCGATTCGACCAACTACTGCTTCAGCTGCGCCAAGAACGGTGTCTGCGAGCTGCAGAACATCTGCCGCGAGCTGGGCGTGACCGAATCCGCCTTCGCTCCCGAGAAGCCCAAGGCCCGCAAGCCCATTCTGGATTCGAACCCGTTCTTGTCGTTCGATCCCAACCTGTGCATCCAGTGCCAGCGTTGCGTGGGCGCCTGCAACAACCAGGCCCACAACCATACGCTGCAGACGGGCAAGAAGGGCCTTCGCACGAAGATTCTGGCTCCCTTCGGACCTGATTGGAAGGCGACCACCTGCGAGAGCTGCGGCAACTGCGCCCAGGCGTGCCCGACGGGCGCCCTTACCCTGAAGCGCCGCAAGCAGTACCGCGAGTGGGAGGTCACCAAGACCCGCACCACGTGCCCGCATTGCGCTGTGGGCTGCCAGCTTGACCTGGTGGTTAAGGACGGCGTCATCGTTGATGCCGAGGCGGCGCCCGGTCCTTCCAACCGCGCCATGCTGTGCGTCAAGGGCCGTTCGGGGAGCTTCGACTTCGTCCACTCGCCCGACCGCATCACCACGCCGCTGGTCAAGAACAAGCTGACCGGCGAATTTGAGCCTGCCAGCTGGGATGACGCTCTGAATCTGGTGGCAAGCAAATTCACGGAGCTCCGAGATGAGTTTGGAGGTGACGCGCTGGCGGCCTTCGCATGTTCCCGTTCCACCAACGAGGACGTGTACATGCTCATGAAGATGGCCCGCACGGTGTTCAAAACGAACAGCGTTGACAACTGCGCACGTGTTTGACACGCTCCGACGGTCGCCGGTCTGGCGATGACTCTCGGTTCTGGTGCGATGACGAACACCATTGAAGATATTACGCAAGCCTCCGACGTCATCATGTTGGTTGGCAGCAACCCCGAAGAAGCGCATCCTGTGCTCGGCATGCAGGTACGCAAGGCCGTTGAGAACGGCACGAAACTCATCTTGGTCGACCCCCGCGACATCGGTTTGGCCAAGTACGCCGATATCCACCTGAAGCTGCGCCCCGGCACCAACGTCGCCTTCGCGAACGGCGTGGTGCATATCCTGATCAAGGAAGGTCTGGTCGACGAAGAGTACGTGGCCAGCCGCACCAGCGGCTTCGAGGAGCTGGCGAAGATGGTCGAGAGCTACACGCCTGAGCGTGTCGCGGAAATCTGCCATATCGACGTGCGCGACCTGATTGCAGCCGCCAAGCTGTACGGCAGCGCCGACGCCGCTCCCATCATGTACTGTCTGGGTGTTACGGAGCATTCCACCGGCACCGAAGGCGTCATGAGCCTGTCCAACATCGCGATGGTCAACGGCAAGCTGGGCAAACCCGGCTGCGGCGTGAACCCCATCCGCGGTCAGAACAACGTGCAGGGCGCCTGCGACATGGGTGCTCAGCCCAATACCTTCACGGGCTACCAGAAGGTCGCAGACCCAGCCGTGGTCGAGAAGTTCGAAAAGGCGTGGGGAACCTTCCTCAATCCCAACGAGGGTACGAAGGCCACAGAGGTGTTCCCGGCCGCCATCGAGGGCCGCATCAAAGGTCTGTACCTGTTCGGCGAGGACCCAGTTCGTACCGATCCCGACACGAACCACGTGATCAAGGCTCTGACCAGCCTGGACTTCTTCGTGGTTCAGGAACTGTTCATGACCGAGACTGCCAAGCTGGCCGACGTCATTCTGCCTGGCCGCAGCTTTGCGGAAAAGGAAGGCACGTTCAGCAACACCGAGCGCCGCGTGCAGCGCGTGCGCAAGGCCGTGAACGGACCCGCCGGCCCGCAGCTTGATACCTGGATCTTCACGGAGATCATGCAGCGCATGGAATACGACCAGCCGCATCTGACCGCATCCGAGATCATGGACGAGATATCGTCGCTCACCCCGAGCTTCGGCGGCATCACCCATGCTCGCCTGGACAGCGCGGAGGTCGACGGTCGCGGCCTGCAGTGGCCCTGCCCGACGCCTGAGCATCCTGGCACGCCCATCATGCATGTGGGCAAGTTCGCCAAGGGCCTCGGCACGTATTCTACGGCCGAGTACCGGCCCAGCGTGGAGCTGCCGGACAAGGAGTATCCGCTCATGCTCACGACGGGCCGCATCCTGTATCACTACAACGCCTGCGCCATGACGGCCCGCACCGAAGGGCTCAACGAGATCGCCAACAGCTCGTTCATCGAAATCAACACGGCCGATGCCGAACAGCTCGGCATTGCTGACGGCGATCGCGTCAAGGTGGAGTCGCGTCGTGCGGCCATCGAGTCCACGGCCCGCGTGTCCGACAAGACGAATCCGGGCGAAACCTGGATGCCGTTCCACTTCCAGGACGGCAACAGCAACTGGCTCACCAATGCCGCGCTTGACAACATCGCCAAGGCGCCTGAGTTCAAGGTCTGCGCCATTCGCGTCGCGAAGGCGTAA
- the trxB gene encoding thioredoxin-disulfide reductase yields the protein MENVYDVIILGAGPAGLAAGLYAGRSRMNALLIEKGQDGGQIATTSEIENYPGQAVDTEESGPSLIARMSKQVEHFGCNRVADTVTAVELQGDVKKVIGKKGEYCAKSIILATGAHSRPIGCENEAQFVGKGISFCATCDANFFTDLEVYVVGGGDSAVEEAMYLTGFARKVTIIHRRDELRAAKSIQEKAFANPKLNFMWDSVVEEVGGDEGVLATMKVRNVKTDEVTVIEADEDDGMFGLFGFIGFLPNTDLYEGQIELERGYVVTDDNMKTNVPGVFAAGDLRKKSLRQVVTAAADGAIAATQALKYCED from the coding sequence ATGGAAAACGTATACGACGTCATTATCTTGGGTGCTGGTCCCGCAGGTTTGGCCGCAGGCCTCTATGCCGGCCGTAGCCGCATGAACGCCCTCCTGATCGAAAAGGGTCAGGACGGTGGCCAGATTGCTACCACCAGCGAAATCGAGAACTATCCTGGACAGGCTGTTGACACTGAAGAGTCCGGCCCGTCTCTGATCGCTCGTATGAGCAAGCAGGTCGAGCACTTCGGCTGCAACCGTGTCGCTGACACCGTCACCGCTGTCGAGCTCCAGGGCGACGTCAAGAAGGTCATCGGCAAGAAGGGTGAGTACTGCGCCAAGTCCATCATCCTCGCCACCGGCGCACATTCCCGTCCCATCGGCTGCGAGAACGAAGCTCAGTTCGTGGGCAAGGGCATCTCCTTCTGCGCCACCTGCGACGCTAACTTCTTCACCGACCTCGAGGTCTACGTGGTCGGCGGCGGCGACAGCGCCGTTGAAGAGGCCATGTACCTCACCGGCTTTGCTCGCAAGGTCACCATCATCCATCGTCGTGACGAGCTGCGCGCTGCCAAGTCCATCCAGGAGAAGGCTTTCGCCAATCCGAAGCTCAACTTCATGTGGGACAGCGTCGTCGAGGAAGTTGGCGGCGACGAAGGCGTCCTCGCTACCATGAAGGTTCGCAACGTCAAGACCGACGAAGTCACCGTCATCGAGGCTGACGAGGACGACGGCATGTTCGGCCTGTTCGGCTTCATCGGCTTCCTGCCCAACACCGACCTCTATGAGGGCCAGATTGAGCTGGAGCGCGGCTATGTCGTGACCGACGACAACATGAAGACCAACGTCCCCGGCGTTTTCGCCGCTGGCGACCTCCGCAAGAAGAGCCTGCGCCAGGTTGTCACCGCCGCTGCCGACGGTGCCATCGCCGCTACTCAGGCCCTGAAGTACTGCGAAGACTAA
- a CDS encoding membrane protein produces the protein MQDKKNSIGLVCTYIGATCALAIGAGFSSGQELLQYFVAYGWQMILVAAMFAFIFIFVNYQCAARGRQLNLSQGTEIFDVFCGKHLGKVFNWFTGVFCYLSFIIMISGAGTTLYEQYGVPVIVGSCVMAVLAVLVAIMGLRGIVNVISKVAPVIIVLVLGIAIITIATHFDSIGSGIAAVEAGTYSDVMEKVGGNWFMAGLSYGGFMILWFVTFMANLGRESREKGDFKELIIGNVIGSMIYTIACVVGACALASEIDLTASLGIPNLVLANQIWAPLASIFAVIIYAAIFTSACPLLYNAVTTVSNEGSNRYRIIVIAGAAIALVTAVFVPYQGLVNMIYGYCGYIGGILFFIILVRGIQMFATGQTREDAPAAEGSEAK, from the coding sequence ATGCAGGACAAGAAGAACAGCATAGGACTCGTATGCACGTACATCGGCGCAACGTGTGCGCTGGCAATCGGAGCGGGCTTCTCGTCCGGTCAGGAGTTGCTGCAGTACTTCGTGGCGTACGGCTGGCAGATGATTCTGGTGGCCGCGATGTTCGCTTTCATTTTCATCTTCGTAAACTATCAGTGCGCTGCCAGAGGAAGGCAGCTCAACCTGTCCCAGGGCACAGAGATCTTCGACGTGTTCTGTGGAAAGCACCTTGGTAAAGTGTTCAACTGGTTCACCGGCGTGTTCTGCTACCTGTCGTTCATCATCATGATTTCGGGTGCAGGCACAACTCTGTACGAGCAGTACGGCGTGCCCGTAATCGTCGGTTCATGCGTCATGGCCGTGCTTGCGGTGCTTGTCGCCATCATGGGTTTGCGTGGCATCGTCAACGTCATTTCGAAGGTTGCCCCTGTCATCATCGTACTCGTGCTCGGCATCGCCATCATCACCATCGCGACCCACTTCGACAGCATCGGCTCCGGCATTGCTGCCGTCGAAGCGGGAACCTACAGCGACGTTATGGAGAAGGTCGGCGGCAACTGGTTCATGGCCGGTCTGTCTTACGGCGGCTTCATGATCCTGTGGTTCGTCACGTTCATGGCTAACCTCGGTCGCGAAAGCCGCGAGAAGGGCGATTTCAAAGAGCTCATCATCGGCAACGTCATCGGCTCGATGATCTACACGATCGCTTGCGTCGTCGGCGCTTGCGCACTGGCTTCCGAAATCGACCTTACGGCATCCCTGGGCATCCCCAACCTGGTTCTTGCGAATCAGATTTGGGCCCCGCTCGCGTCCATTTTCGCCGTGATCATCTATGCGGCCATCTTCACGAGCGCATGCCCCTTGCTGTACAACGCCGTCACCACGGTCTCGAACGAAGGCAGCAACCGCTATCGCATCATCGTGATCGCCGGTGCCGCCATCGCTCTGGTCACTGCGGTGTTCGTTCCGTACCAGGGTCTGGTGAACATGATTTACGGCTATTGCGGCTACATCGGAGGCATCCTGTTCTTCATCATTCTGGTCCGCGGCATTCAGATGTTTGCCACCGGCCAGACGCGTGAGGACGCTCCTGCCGCAGAGGGAAGTGAAGCAAAGTAA
- the trxA gene encoding thioredoxin TrxA, translated as MSMLELDKKTFAPEVLEAEGTILVDFYGDGCVPCAALMPHVHELSDKYDGQLKFCALNTTKARRVAIGQQVVGLPTVAIYKNGEKVEEVCKDDATPESVEEMIKRNL; from the coding sequence ATGAGCATGCTCGAACTCGATAAGAAGACCTTTGCTCCCGAGGTTCTGGAAGCCGAAGGCACCATCCTCGTTGACTTCTACGGCGACGGCTGCGTCCCCTGCGCCGCCCTGATGCCCCATGTGCATGAGCTCTCTGACAAGTACGACGGTCAGCTGAAGTTCTGCGCTCTGAACACCACCAAGGCTCGTCGCGTTGCCATCGGCCAGCAGGTCGTCGGTCTGCCCACCGTCGCCATCTACAAGAATGGCGAGAAGGTCGAAGAGGTCTGCAAGGACGACGCTACCCCCGAGTCTGTCGAGGAAATGATCAAGCGCAACCTCTAA
- the grdB gene encoding glycine reductase complex selenoprotein B: MEKIKVLHYINQFFAQIGGEEEADHPVEFFEGEVKGPGLAFMQQFGEEAEIVGTIVCGDGYFNEHIDDTLAKVLEFVDRVHPDLLIAGPAFNAGRYGVACGAVASAVQEKLGIPALTGMYIENPGVDMYRDKVVIASTKNSAAGMRAAVKSMAPLALKLARHEQIGASCEDGYISQGIRVNFFEKKRGSKRAVEMLLAKLAGKPYTTEYPMPNFDRVDPQPAVVDLSKATIALVTSGGIVPKGNPDLIESSSASHYGEYDITGVDDLTSDTYETAHGGYDPTYANDDADRVLPVDVLRDMEREGRIGKLHNKFYTTVGNGTAVASAKAFAAEIGQKLVASGVDAVILTSTUGTCTRCGATMVKEIERAGLPVVHICTVTPISMTVGANRIVPAVAIPHPLGNPALSADEEKKLRRSIVEKALNALATPVDGQVVFKD; the protein is encoded by the coding sequence ATGGAAAAAATCAAAGTACTACATTACATCAACCAGTTCTTCGCCCAGATCGGCGGCGAAGAAGAGGCCGACCATCCCGTCGAGTTCTTCGAGGGCGAGGTCAAAGGTCCGGGTCTTGCGTTCATGCAGCAGTTCGGCGAAGAGGCTGAGATTGTCGGCACCATCGTGTGCGGCGACGGCTACTTCAACGAGCACATCGACGACACGCTTGCGAAGGTCCTGGAGTTCGTCGACCGCGTTCATCCCGACCTGCTCATCGCAGGCCCCGCGTTCAACGCCGGCCGCTACGGCGTAGCTTGCGGCGCGGTTGCCTCTGCAGTTCAGGAGAAGCTCGGCATTCCGGCTCTGACCGGCATGTACATTGAGAACCCTGGCGTTGACATGTACAGGGACAAGGTCGTCATCGCATCGACCAAGAACAGCGCCGCCGGCATGCGTGCCGCCGTCAAGTCCATGGCTCCGCTCGCTCTCAAGCTTGCACGCCATGAGCAGATCGGCGCATCCTGCGAAGACGGGTACATTTCCCAGGGTATCCGCGTGAACTTCTTCGAGAAGAAGCGTGGTTCGAAGCGTGCTGTCGAGATGCTGCTCGCAAAGCTGGCCGGCAAGCCCTACACCACCGAGTATCCGATGCCGAACTTCGACCGCGTCGATCCTCAGCCGGCCGTGGTTGACCTCTCCAAGGCCACCATCGCCCTGGTCACTTCCGGCGGTATCGTGCCCAAGGGCAACCCGGACCTCATCGAGAGCTCCAGCGCGTCCCACTACGGCGAATACGACATCACCGGCGTCGACGATCTGACCAGCGACACCTACGAGACCGCTCATGGCGGATACGACCCGACCTACGCCAACGACGACGCAGACCGCGTTCTGCCTGTCGACGTTCTGCGCGACATGGAGCGTGAAGGCCGCATCGGCAAGCTTCACAACAAGTTCTACACCACGGTCGGCAACGGCACCGCTGTCGCGTCGGCCAAGGCCTTTGCTGCCGAAATCGGGCAGAAGCTCGTGGCATCAGGCGTGGATGCCGTTATCTTGACCAGCACTTGAGGCACTTGCACGCGTTGCGGTGCAACGATGGTTAAAGAAATTGAACGTGCCGGCCTGCCCGTGGTGCACATCTGCACGGTCACTCCGATCTCCATGACGGTTGGCGCAAACCGCATTGTCCCGGCGGTTGCCATTCCGCATCCCCTCGGCAATCCTGCATTGTCGGCCGATGAGGAGAAGAAGCTTCGCCGCTCGATCGTCGAGAAGGCTCTGAACGCCTTGGCGACGCCCGTCGACGGCCAGGTGGTTTTTAAGGACTAA
- a CDS encoding glycine/sarcosine/betaine reductase component B subunit, with protein MKLTLGKIHIQDIVFSDETKLENGVLHVNAQEYEQMVLEDEKIATVSFDIAKPGESVRITPVKDVIEPRVKVEGPGGIFPGMIADVETVGSGRTHALSGMALVTAGPIVGFQEGIVDMSGPGADYTPFSKTLNLVMVCTPVEGIESHDYERAVRMAGFRVACSLGELGRDVEPDEIEEFETPDFVEGMNQFAGLPRVAYVQMLQSQGLLHDTYVYGVDAKRILPTILYPTESMDGAIVSGNCVSACDKNPTYIHLNNGVVRDLFAEHGKTLNFVAHIITNENVYLADKERSSNQTAKLCRMLGLDGVIVSQEGFGNPDTDLIMNCKKIEAQGVKTVIITDEYAGRDGKSQSLADADAAADAVVTGGNANQVITLPPMDKVIGTLDYVNKIAGASADTLQEDGSLVVELQVITGATNETGFNMLSAR; from the coding sequence ATGAAACTAACGTTAGGAAAGATTCACATCCAAGACATCGTGTTTTCGGATGAGACGAAACTGGAAAACGGCGTGCTGCACGTCAATGCTCAGGAATATGAGCAGATGGTTCTTGAGGACGAGAAGATCGCTACGGTGAGCTTCGACATCGCCAAGCCCGGCGAGTCGGTGCGCATCACCCCGGTCAAGGACGTCATCGAGCCTCGCGTCAAGGTCGAAGGCCCCGGCGGAATCTTCCCGGGCATGATCGCCGACGTCGAGACGGTCGGATCCGGCAGGACCCATGCGCTTTCCGGCATGGCCCTTGTTACTGCCGGCCCCATCGTCGGCTTCCAGGAGGGCATCGTCGACATGAGCGGCCCCGGCGCCGACTACACGCCCTTCTCCAAGACGCTCAACCTCGTGATGGTCTGCACGCCTGTTGAGGGCATCGAGTCCCATGACTACGAGCGTGCTGTCCGCATGGCTGGATTCCGCGTCGCCTGCTCCCTCGGCGAGCTCGGTCGCGATGTCGAGCCGGACGAGATCGAAGAGTTCGAAACCCCCGACTTCGTGGAGGGCATGAACCAGTTCGCTGGCCTGCCGCGCGTTGCATATGTCCAGATGCTCCAGAGTCAGGGCCTGCTGCATGACACCTATGTATATGGTGTTGACGCGAAGCGGATCCTGCCGACGATTCTGTATCCGACCGAGTCGATGGACGGCGCAATCGTTTCCGGCAACTGCGTGTCCGCCTGCGACAAGAACCCCACCTACATCCATCTGAACAACGGTGTGGTCAGGGACCTGTTCGCCGAGCACGGCAAGACGCTGAACTTCGTCGCGCACATCATCACCAACGAGAACGTCTACCTGGCTGACAAGGAACGTTCTTCCAACCAGACCGCGAAGCTGTGCCGCATGCTCGGCCTCGACGGCGTAATCGTTTCCCAGGAAGGCTTCGGCAACCCCGACACCGACCTGATCATGAACTGCAAGAAGATCGAGGCGCAGGGTGTCAAGACGGTCATCATCACCGACGAGTACGCAGGCCGCGACGGCAAGTCCCAGTCTCTGGCCGACGCCGACGCCGCAGCCGATGCCGTGGTCACCGGCGGCAACGCCAACCAGGTCATCACGCTGCCCCCGATGGACAAGGTCATCGGCACGCTTGACTACGTCAACAAGATTGCCGGCGCAAGCGCAGATACGTTGCAGGAAGACGGTTCGCTCGTCGTGGAGCTGCAGGTCATCACCGGCGCGACCAACGAGACCGGTTTCAACATGCTGAGCGCCCGCTAG